From the genome of Salvelinus namaycush isolate Seneca chromosome 10, SaNama_1.0, whole genome shotgun sequence, one region includes:
- the LOC120055043 gene encoding protein Niban 1-like — MGISPSSLLDESKSNYIRGCAEAELKEFSPHYRRQYSVVFFSQVQDELEQQKEKIKQLLKQRGPPKAGEVLYEEQVLHFDYTRKWKERYMVVRANYCLECHDSFETFVKGVPPLHKLLPTGGTVLTTEEKYMAMVDQCFPVSETNNVKEEFAPPTMGMPGQFPVYLRLPYRRDYYFCFRQEARQDAFLSILSDCIRHQNQDFLKKKTVEVQAFLKAVHLYRQEKGRYDSWNMLIGSDVRVLANLVMEELLPSLEKDMLPHLKAKKTERKRVWFATIEAAYILVQECLLEGLSVLKEECKTAACQQEVLIRSDMDLILHSRTYLEGKLRASVSEPAEKFCSEGVQPYLASILEELMGPISSGFQEARLLSDNQMDQLCQNFQEGGVTDKLKQALAKLSKPNLLSCYQRINSLHDQLHDLQERFGFSNISNLVHSTQIDLQQLIENAAYSFELLLYKAKENSTDNVGSAMEKSRHMVLKQYDYDSSTVRKRIFQEALVGITLPHIKKNLAPTCKTELQGLEQFIDADYSNFVHVENIFEGILLQSLDKEVSKVVKDAVSLKKHNLFTDSRDPLSQTSRSSLLSIPSTPSSPARVPFSPTHLQTSTFIQTQPETQPQAEVPAPAQPVSPDLSNGLAFVGVAQGDPPSAVLKAEQNKVEAVSGDTVENEALGTSIAPAVAAPVEKLVKVENTVSTHETPVVAETKTEDMSEPTETAQVDTPVLTETETEKTPTPGDAVEVEKTVVTGVLTTVAQSEASSPSPVPVPDPSPVPVCVVKPVAVIDPIAVEDSVAEHMASLTIPTTETEAESESGPPNSDPVAASSGEQPVTAPPADASLAAAAETKDVPASSSALPDDGDDTESESAPSDIEIPGDDDVTRAAAPTDEVKVSQSNGVECSISVTSNLAVEVSVSETPVGIATKPPVEVSEDKPVPPSEPPVSEATGGVNGEASVEVTAGAYSIVASAANLNVVPPQPQPDSQATLAAEPTKEALQAVEPAEPAPRAVDCVKEIRDLVVAVFEVEEDGPALPR, encoded by the exons GTTGTGCGGAGGCAGAGCTGAAGGAGTTCAGTCCCCACTACAGGAGACAGTACTCTGTGGTCTTCttctcccaagtccaggatgagCTGGAGCAACAGAAAGAGAAAATAAAACAGCTCCTCAAACAAAGG GGTCCTCCGAAGGCGGGGGAGGTGCTGTATGAGGAACAGGTCCTCCATTTTGATTATACCCGGAAGTGGaaggagagatacatggtggttcGCGCCAACTACTGCCTGGAGTGTCACGACAGCTTTGAG ACCTTTGTGAAGGGCGTGCCCCCGCTCCACAAGCTGCTACCAACAGGGGGCACTGTGCTCACCACAGAGGAGAAGTACATGGCCATGGTGGACCAATGCTTCCCTGTTTCTGAAACCAACA atgtgaaggaggagttTGCCCCTCCTACAATGGGCATGCCTGGACAGTTCCCTGTGTACCTCAGGCTTCCGTACCGTAGAGATTACTACTTCTGCTTCCGACAGGAGGCTCGTCAAGATGcattcctctccatcctctctgaCTGCATCCGTCACCAGAACCAAG acTTCCTAAAGAAGAAGACGGTGGAGGTGCAGGCCTTCCTCAAGGCGGTCCACCTCTACAGACAAGAGAAGGGCCGTTATGACTCCTGGAACATGCTGATTGGCAGTGATGTCAGG gtacTTGCCAACTTGGTTATGGAGGAGCTGTTGCCGTCTCTGGAGAAGGATATGCTGCCTCATCTGAAAGCCaagaagacagagaggaagagagtgtggTTCGCT ACAATAGAAGCAGCTTATATCCTGGTGCAGGAGTGTCTGTTGGAAGGGCTGTCTGTTCTGAAGGAGGAGTGTAAGACGGCAGCTTGCCAGCAGGAGGTGCTGATACGTTCTGATATGGACTTGATCCTTCACTCTAGAACCTACCTGGAGGGAAAGCTTCGAG CCAGTGTATCAGAGCCAGCAGAGAAGTTTTGTTCGGAGGGCGTGCAGCCCTACCTGGCCTCCATACTGGAGGAGCTCATGGGACCAATCAGCTCAGGGTTCCAGGAGGCACGGCTCCTAAGTGACAACCAGATGGACCAACTGTGTCAGAACTTCCAGGAGGGCGGCGTTACCGACAAACTCAAGCAG GCCCTGGCTAAGCTGAGTAAGCCCAACCTGTTGAGTTGTTACCAGAGGATCAACTCTCTCCACGACCAGCTGCATGACCTGCAGGAACGCTTTGGCTTCTCCAACATCAGCAATCTGGTCCACAGCACCCAGATAGACCTgcagcag CTGATTGAAAACGCAGCGTACTCGTTTGAGCTGCTACTCTACAAGGCCAAAGAAAACAGCACAGACAATGTAGGCTCTGCCATGGAGAAGTCCAGGCACATGGTGCTCAAG caaTATGATTACGACAGCAGCACAGTGAGGAAGAGGATCTTTCAGGAGGCCTTGGTGGGGATCACTCTACCTCACATTAAGAAGAACCTGGCCCCAACCTGCAAAACA GAGCTGCAGGGTCTTGAACAGTTCATTGATGCAGACTATTCCAACTTTGTCCACGTGGAGAATATATTTGAGGGCATTCTGCTGCAGAGTCTAGACAAGGAAGTCAGCAAAG TGGTGAAGGACGCAGTCAGCCTAAAGAAACACAACCTGTTCACAGACAGCAGGGACCCCCTGAGCCAGACCAGCCGCTCCAGTCTCCTCTCCATCCCATCCACCCCCAGCAGCCCAGCCAGGGTGCCGTTCTCCCCCACACATCTCCAGACCTCTACCTTTATCCAGACCCAGCCTGAGACCCAGCCACAGGCTGAGGTACCAGCACCAGCCCAGCCTGTCTCTCCTGACCTGAGCAACGGTCTGGCGTTCGTTGGGGTTGCACAGGGGGACCCCCCAAGTGCCGTGTTGAAGGCAGAGCAGAACAAGGTGGAGGCGGTGTCAGGGGACACAGTAGAGAATGAGGCCCTGGGGACCAGTATTGCACCTGCTGTTGCAGCTCCAGTGGAGAAGCTAGTCAAGGTGGAGAACACAGTCAGTACACATGAGACACCTGTAGTGGCTGAGACAAAAACGGAGGACATGTCTGAACCAACTGAAACAGCTCAAGTGGATACCCCTGTCCtaactgagacagagacagagaaaacacCCACCCCTGGAGATGCTGTGGAGGTGGAGAAGACAGTAGTAACGGGCGTACTAACTACAGTAGCACAAAGCGAAGCCTCTTCCCCCAGTCCGGTCCCTGTCCCTGACCCTTCCCCTGTCCCTGTTTGTGTTGTCAAGCCTGTAGCTGTCATTGACCCTATAGCTGTTGAAGATTCAGTAGCAGAGCACATGGCTTCACTCACAATCCCCACTACTGAGACAGAGGCTGAGAGTGAAAGCGGTCCTCCTAACAGTGACCCAGTAGCGGCCTCTAGTGGTGAGCAGCCTGTAACTGCACCACCAGCAGACGCCAGCCTTGCTGCAGCAGCAGAGACCAAGGATGTGCCAGCCTCATCCTCCGCTCTCCCAGATGATGGGGATGATACAGAGAGCGAGTCTGCCCCCTCAGACATCGAGATCCCTGGTGATGATGATGTCACGAGAGCAGCAGCCCCCACTGATGAGGTCAAAGTGTCACAGAGCAACGGAGTGGAGTGTAGCATTTCTGTGACCTCTAACCTTGCAGTAGAGGTCAGCGTGAGTGAAACACCAGTCGGTATCGCCACCAAGCCCCCTGTAGAAGTATCAGAGGATAAGCCCGTTCCCCCTAGCGAGCCCCCGGTCTCTGAAGCAACAGGAGGCGTTAACGGAGAAGCTAGCGTTGAAGTCACTGCTGGTGCTTATTCCATCGTAGCATCAGCAGCCAATTTGAATGTAGTCCCTCCACAGCCCCAGCCAGACTCCCAGGCCACCCTCGCTGCTGAACCCACCAAAGAAGCCCTCCAGGCTGTGGAGCCCGCTGAGCCTGCTCCCCGGGCCGTGGACTGTGTGAAAGAGATCCGGGACCTGGTGGTGGCGGTGTTTGAAGTGGAGGAAGATGGTCCAGCGCTACCCAGGTAG